In Blastopirellula sediminis, the following proteins share a genomic window:
- the hisC gene encoding histidinol-phosphate transaminase: protein MSFVRPEIDAMAGYVPGEQPQAGKFIKLNTNENPYPPSAAVNRAIKERLDQGLERYPDPMATSFRMRAAEVLGVEPDWILCGNGSDDILTIVTRAFVGTGQWLRLPTPSYVLYKTLAEIQGADSEEIAFNDDWSLPEAFSTGSNQLRLAFLPNPNSPSGTVVPKDQIAAAADALPCPLLVDEAYVDFANENCIDLVKQNDKVLVSRTLSKSYALAGLRFGYVVAQPHVIAQLMKVKDSYNCDALSIAGATAAIDDQEWLRTNRAKVIKTRQRMTDKMREIGFTVPDSQANFVWGTYPGKNLKALYEFLKQNRVLVRYMHYPNYEPGIRISVGGEDQIDACLMLIETALAQGIA from the coding sequence ATGTCTTTCGTGCGACCTGAGATCGACGCGATGGCCGGCTATGTGCCGGGCGAACAGCCGCAAGCCGGCAAGTTCATCAAGCTGAACACCAACGAAAATCCGTATCCGCCGTCGGCCGCGGTCAATCGCGCGATCAAAGAACGTCTCGATCAGGGACTCGAACGTTATCCCGATCCGATGGCGACCTCGTTTCGGATGCGTGCCGCCGAAGTGCTCGGCGTTGAGCCTGACTGGATCCTCTGCGGTAACGGCAGCGACGATATTCTGACGATCGTGACTCGCGCTTTCGTCGGTACCGGCCAATGGCTGCGTCTGCCGACCCCCAGCTACGTCTTGTACAAGACGCTGGCCGAGATCCAAGGCGCCGATAGCGAAGAGATCGCATTCAACGACGATTGGTCGTTGCCTGAAGCTTTTTCGACCGGCAGCAATCAGTTGCGGCTCGCCTTCCTGCCGAACCCCAACAGTCCCTCCGGTACGGTCGTTCCCAAAGATCAAATCGCCGCGGCGGCCGATGCGCTCCCCTGCCCTTTGCTGGTTGACGAAGCGTATGTCGATTTCGCCAATGAGAACTGCATCGACCTGGTGAAGCAGAACGACAAGGTTCTGGTGTCCCGCACGCTGAGCAAGTCGTATGCTCTCGCCGGACTCCGGTTTGGTTATGTCGTCGCCCAGCCGCATGTGATCGCTCAGTTGATGAAGGTAAAGGACTCGTACAACTGCGACGCCCTGTCGATCGCCGGCGCTACGGCCGCGATTGACGACCAGGAATGGCTCCGGACGAATCGGGCGAAGGTGATCAAAACGCGGCAGCGGATGACCGATAAAATGCGTGAAATCGGTTTCACCGTACCTGACTCGCAGGCAAATTTCGTCTGGGGGACCTACCCCGGGAAGAATCTGAAGGCGCTGTACGAGTTTCTCAAACAGAATCGAGTGCTTGTCCGATACATGCACTATCCGAATTACGAACCGGGAATTCGCATCTCGGTCGGCGGCGAAGATCAAATTGACGCCTGTCTGATGTTGATCGAAACCGCGTTGGCTCAAGGAATCGCTTAA
- the hisB gene encoding imidazoleglycerol-phosphate dehydratase HisB has protein sequence MSRTAKISRQTAETQIELELNLDGEGKSEISTGVGFFDHMLELFTRHGCFDLKVKANGDLHVDQHHTVEDVGICLGQAIRQAIGDKKGIRRYGHFTLPMEETLCTTAIDLSGRYFLVFNAQFHSPKIGEFDSELVEDFWQSTAANALCNLHVNVFYSRNSHHVAEAIFKSAARALRMAVEHDPRMPGVPSTKGTLSE, from the coding sequence ATGTCGCGCACCGCGAAAATCAGCCGTCAAACGGCCGAAACGCAAATCGAACTGGAACTGAACCTCGACGGCGAGGGGAAAAGCGAAATCTCGACCGGCGTCGGCTTCTTCGACCACATGCTCGAGTTGTTCACGCGGCATGGTTGCTTCGATCTGAAGGTCAAAGCGAACGGCGACTTGCACGTCGATCAGCACCACACCGTCGAAGACGTCGGCATCTGCTTGGGCCAGGCGATTCGCCAGGCGATCGGCGACAAGAAGGGAATTCGCCGCTACGGGCACTTCACGTTGCCGATGGAAGAGACCCTGTGCACCACGGCGATCGATCTGTCGGGACGCTACTTCCTGGTCTTCAACGCTCAGTTCCATTCCCCGAAGATCGGCGAGTTCGATAGCGAACTGGTCGAAGACTTCTGGCAATCGACGGCGGCGAACGCCCTCTGCAATCTGCACGTCAACGTCTTCTATAGCCGCAACAGCCACCACGTCGCCGAAGCGATCTTCAAATCGGCCGCTCGGGCGCTGCGAATGGCGGTGGAACACGACCCGCGGATGCCGGGCGTTCCGAGCACCAAGGGAACGTTGTCGGAATAG
- a CDS encoding 6-phosphofructokinase produces MSNTLARPPKKQHNFRRVAILFAGGPAPAANAVISTAAVSFLRNDVEVLGIKHGYSNLMQFGEDRPMELGRDYIMLDHQALSRSRAQQGIMIGTARANPGKQVSHPDHLSDPERSKPLKTVYEALCSLGVDALISIGGDDTLKTANKFKMYQETLPEGSHKIPVVHLPKTIDNDYMGIDFTFGYFTAVDFLANEIRNLLYDAEAGQAYFLVECMGRSAGWLPYGTAIAGEASLVISVEDITGDYVAREEEVDGRIKKVMNVEKVVDRIVKTMLAREAEGKRFGVIILAEGLAELLPPEYLEGIKRDDHGHISITDVSLGRQFAKWISKRYEEQTGRGRKVTGLQLGYEARCSKPHAFDVMLGSQLGVGAYRALVEEGLNGVMVSVSGQLNLHYVAFENLVDPKTLVTVVRYINPMSDFHRLARFLETYIND; encoded by the coding sequence ATGTCGAACACGCTGGCACGTCCCCCGAAAAAGCAACACAACTTCCGCCGTGTGGCGATCCTGTTCGCCGGTGGTCCGGCGCCGGCCGCCAATGCGGTGATTTCGACCGCGGCGGTTTCGTTCCTCCGCAACGACGTCGAAGTGCTCGGCATTAAGCACGGCTACTCGAACCTGATGCAGTTCGGCGAAGACCGCCCGATGGAGCTCGGCCGCGACTACATCATGCTCGATCACCAGGCTCTGTCGCGGTCTCGCGCTCAGCAGGGGATCATGATCGGCACCGCTCGCGCCAACCCGGGCAAGCAGGTCTCGCACCCCGATCACTTGAGCGATCCGGAACGCTCCAAGCCGCTGAAGACGGTCTACGAAGCCCTTTGCTCGCTCGGCGTCGACGCGCTGATCTCGATCGGCGGCGACGATACGCTGAAGACCGCCAACAAGTTCAAGATGTACCAAGAGACGCTGCCGGAAGGTAGCCACAAGATCCCGGTCGTTCACTTGCCGAAGACGATCGACAACGACTACATGGGGATCGACTTCACGTTCGGTTACTTCACCGCAGTCGACTTCCTGGCCAACGAAATCCGCAACCTGCTTTACGATGCGGAAGCGGGGCAGGCCTACTTCCTGGTCGAATGCATGGGCCGCAGCGCCGGCTGGCTGCCGTACGGTACCGCGATCGCCGGCGAAGCGAGCTTGGTGATCAGCGTCGAAGACATTACCGGCGACTACGTCGCCCGGGAAGAAGAAGTCGACGGCCGCATCAAGAAGGTGATGAACGTCGAGAAAGTGGTTGATCGCATCGTCAAAACGATGCTCGCCCGCGAAGCCGAAGGCAAACGTTTCGGCGTGATCATCCTGGCCGAAGGCCTGGCCGAACTGCTACCGCCGGAATACCTGGAAGGGATCAAACGCGACGACCACGGCCACATCTCGATCACCGACGTGAGCCTTGGCCGCCAATTCGCCAAGTGGATCTCGAAGCGTTACGAAGAACAGACCGGCCGCGGCCGCAAAGTGACCGGCCTCCAGCTCGGCTACGAAGCCCGCTGCTCGAAGCCGCACGCCTTCGACGTGATGCTCGGCAGCCAACTCGGCGTCGGCGCCTACCGCGCCCTGGTCGAAGAAGGCCTGAACGGCGTGATGGTCTCGGTCTCGGGCCAGCTGAACCTGCACTACGTGGCGTTCGAGAACCTGGTCGATCCGAAGACCCTGGTCACGGTCGTCCGCTACATCAACCCGATGAGCGACTTCCACCGCTTGGCTCGGTTCCTCGAGACCTATATCAACGACTAG
- the accC gene encoding acetyl-CoA carboxylase biotin carboxylase subunit, with amino-acid sequence MYNRILIANRGEIALRIIRACKELGVETVAIYSEADRGASYLELADEAYCVGPAKSAQSYLKIDRVISAAEVGNVEAIHPGYGFLAENAQFNEICRSCNIDFIGPSPDAMQRLGDKNEARKMAREASVPVVPGSDGLIEDHEEAMKIAHQIGFPVLIKATAGGGGKGMRVAANDLVLKTALQQAQTEAQAAFGNGGVYLEKYVEHPRHVEVQVIADQHGNVVHLYERECSTQRRHQKLIEESPAPNLSPETREAICAAAVRMIQGANYHNAGTVEFIVDKDENFYFIEVNARIQVEHPVTEMVTGIDLIQTQIRVAAGEKLPFTQEDIKIQGAAIECRINAEDPDRNFMPCPGKIERFIAPGGPGVRFDSHVSAGYTVPPHYDSMIGKLIVHRKTREDAIRCMLRALDEIRTDGIRTTAPFHKMLLNHSAFAEGKIDTTFVERTFLQS; translated from the coding sequence ATGTATAACCGCATTCTGATCGCGAATCGCGGCGAAATCGCCCTGCGTATTATTCGCGCGTGTAAAGAACTTGGCGTCGAAACGGTCGCTATCTACAGCGAAGCCGATCGCGGCGCGTCGTATCTCGAACTGGCCGACGAAGCATATTGCGTCGGCCCGGCCAAAAGCGCCCAAAGCTACCTGAAGATCGATCGCGTCATCAGCGCCGCCGAAGTCGGCAACGTCGAAGCGATCCATCCCGGCTACGGCTTTTTGGCGGAGAACGCCCAGTTCAACGAGATCTGCCGCAGTTGCAACATCGACTTCATCGGTCCTTCGCCTGACGCGATGCAGCGTCTCGGCGATAAGAACGAAGCTCGCAAGATGGCTCGCGAAGCCAGCGTGCCGGTCGTGCCCGGTTCGGACGGGCTGATCGAAGATCACGAAGAGGCGATGAAAATCGCCCACCAGATCGGCTTCCCGGTTCTGATCAAAGCGACTGCCGGCGGCGGCGGTAAAGGGATGCGCGTCGCCGCAAACGACCTGGTCCTGAAGACCGCGCTGCAGCAAGCCCAGACCGAAGCCCAAGCCGCCTTCGGCAATGGCGGCGTCTATCTCGAAAAGTATGTCGAGCACCCGCGTCACGTCGAAGTCCAGGTGATCGCCGACCAGCATGGCAACGTCGTTCACTTGTACGAGCGCGAATGCTCAACGCAGCGTCGCCACCAGAAGCTGATCGAAGAAAGCCCGGCGCCGAACCTATCGCCCGAAACCCGCGAAGCGATCTGCGCCGCGGCGGTTCGCATGATCCAAGGCGCCAACTACCACAACGCCGGTACGGTCGAGTTCATCGTCGACAAGGACGAAAACTTCTACTTCATCGAAGTCAACGCGCGCATCCAGGTCGAACACCCGGTAACCGAAATGGTGACCGGCATCGACCTGATCCAGACGCAGATTCGGGTCGCGGCCGGCGAAAAGCTGCCGTTCACCCAGGAAGACATCAAGATCCAAGGCGCCGCGATTGAATGTCGCATCAACGCCGAAGATCCCGATCGCAACTTCATGCCGTGCCCCGGCAAAATCGAGCGATTCATCGCTCCCGGCGGCCCCGGCGTTCGTTTCGATTCGCACGTCTCCGCCGGCTACACCGTTCCGCCTCATTACGATTCGATGATCGGAAAGCTGATCGTCCATCGCAAGACGCGCGAAGACGCGATTCGCTGCATGCTGCGAGCGCTCGACGAGATCCGGACCGACGGCATCCGCACCACGGCGCCGTTCCACAAGATGTTGCTAAACCACTCGGCCTTCGCCGAAGGGAAGATCGACACCACGTTCGTCGAACGGACCTTTTTGCAGTCGTAG
- the accB gene encoding acetyl-CoA carboxylase biotin carboxyl carrier protein, with translation MAKSEPATGGVFDLDRLRQLIELMKEHELSEIDLREGEKQIQMKRGSAVAYAPAPMPVAAAPAPVASSAAAPSAAAEDSHLVTINSPMVGTFYAKPKPDSENFAKVGDHIGEESVVCIIEAMKVFNEIKAEMTGKIVAVLAKNEDPVEYGQPLFKVDPRG, from the coding sequence ATGGCCAAGTCCGAGCCCGCTACCGGCGGCGTCTTTGATCTCGATCGATTGCGACAACTCATCGAACTGATGAAAGAGCACGAGCTTTCGGAAATCGACCTCCGGGAAGGGGAAAAGCAGATTCAGATGAAGCGCGGCTCGGCCGTCGCTTACGCCCCGGCCCCGATGCCGGTCGCTGCGGCTCCGGCCCCGGTCGCCAGCAGCGCCGCCGCTCCGTCGGCCGCCGCCGAAGACTCGCACCTGGTGACGATCAACAGCCCGATGGTCGGCACGTTCTACGCCAAGCCGAAACCGGACTCCGAGAATTTCGCCAAAGTCGGCGATCACATCGGCGAAGAGTCGGTCGTCTGCATCATCGAAGCGATGAAGGTCTTCAACGAAATCAAAGCCGAAATGACCGGCAAGATCGTCGCCGTCCTGGCCAAGAATGAAGACCCGGTCGAATACGGCCAGCCGTTGTTCAAGGTTGACCCGCGCGGCTAA
- a CDS encoding M24 family metallopeptidase gives MPPADHDRFAARRNKLRRLVKKSGASAILVTNVSNVTYLTGFTGHDSYLLVSADTEVLLSDPRYSQQVEEQCPGLELASRAPGKSILATVQKLVKSVGVNQLAFEAASVTVAERDTLAEKLTGVSLIPTTGLVEELREIKDAEEIATIRQAIHCAEKAFAAVRAAMHKEQTERQVAADLEYQVRRFGGSGLSFPPIVGVGERAALPHGVPTDKKIGEDSFVLIDWGAVVGGYVSDLTRVLATGKISPKIKRIYDIVLQAQLRAIDAIKPGALLCDVDKTARDVIAEAGFGKRFGHGLGHGIGLNVHESPRFNSSQTRPLQVGMVVTVEPGIYIPGFGGVRIEDDVLVTKTGHEVLTSVPKDFDESVID, from the coding sequence ATGCCGCCAGCCGATCACGATCGCTTCGCAGCCCGACGCAACAAGCTTCGCCGCTTGGTGAAGAAGAGCGGCGCGTCTGCGATCCTGGTGACCAACGTCTCGAACGTCACCTACCTGACGGGGTTCACCGGCCATGACAGCTATCTGCTGGTCTCGGCCGATACGGAAGTGCTCCTCAGCGATCCCCGCTATTCGCAACAGGTCGAAGAACAATGCCCCGGGCTGGAGCTCGCCAGCCGCGCTCCCGGCAAGTCGATCCTGGCGACCGTGCAAAAACTGGTCAAATCGGTGGGGGTCAACCAGCTCGCGTTTGAAGCCGCTTCGGTCACTGTCGCCGAGCGCGACACGCTCGCCGAAAAGCTGACCGGCGTTTCGCTAATTCCCACCACGGGACTAGTAGAAGAGCTCCGCGAGATCAAAGACGCCGAGGAGATCGCGACGATCCGTCAGGCGATCCACTGTGCCGAGAAGGCGTTCGCCGCGGTTCGCGCCGCGATGCACAAGGAACAGACCGAGCGGCAAGTCGCCGCCGACCTCGAATATCAAGTCCGTCGCTTTGGCGGCTCCGGGCTCAGCTTTCCGCCGATCGTCGGCGTGGGAGAGCGAGCGGCCCTTCCTCATGGCGTTCCCACCGACAAGAAGATCGGCGAAGACAGCTTCGTTTTGATCGACTGGGGAGCGGTCGTAGGGGGGTACGTGAGCGACTTGACGCGTGTTTTAGCGACCGGTAAAATTTCGCCCAAAATCAAGCGGATTTACGACATTGTCTTGCAGGCCCAGCTCCGCGCGATCGATGCGATCAAGCCTGGCGCGTTGCTGTGCGACGTTGATAAAACGGCCCGCGATGTGATCGCCGAGGCCGGTTTTGGCAAGCGATTCGGTCATGGCCTGGGCCATGGAATCGGCCTCAACGTCCATGAGTCGCCCCGATTTAACAGTTCTCAAACCCGCCCCCTGCAGGTAGGCATGGTGGTCACCGTGGAGCCGGGCATCTATATTCCTGGGTTTGGCGGCGTCCGCATTGAGGACGATGTGCTGGTCACAAAAACCGGCCACGAAGTTTTAACCAGCGTACCGAAAGATTTCGACGAGAGCGTTATCGACTGA
- a CDS encoding tetratricopeptide repeat protein, translating into MPKKSPWIVDVTLENFEAEVLERSREVPVIVDFWAVWCQPCQLLMPILEKLAIEMDGKFRLAKANTEEVPQLAASFNVQGVPAVFAVRDGAIIDFFDGMRPEDFVRDWIKRQFPSEAEKLLYEVRNTLGIDPAEVEAKLLQAIELDPKLDVAKTMLAEHLYEQHRDDDAAKWIASLEERGFLEPEAAKVKAAIELRKLGAAAGGVDDCRAELAAAPDDPEKLMKLAEALAAAGQFQESLDTALAVVRKDRAGQGETARQLMVDIFRQLADDEELVNDYRRKLAAALY; encoded by the coding sequence ATGCCGAAGAAGAGCCCCTGGATTGTCGATGTGACGCTCGAGAACTTCGAGGCCGAGGTGCTGGAGCGCTCGCGTGAGGTCCCGGTCATTGTCGATTTTTGGGCCGTTTGGTGTCAGCCTTGCCAATTGTTGATGCCGATTCTCGAAAAGCTGGCCATCGAAATGGATGGCAAGTTCCGCTTGGCCAAAGCCAATACCGAGGAAGTTCCGCAGCTGGCGGCCAGTTTCAACGTCCAAGGGGTTCCGGCCGTATTTGCAGTGCGCGATGGGGCGATAATCGACTTCTTTGATGGGATGCGACCGGAAGATTTTGTCCGCGACTGGATCAAGCGGCAGTTTCCGAGCGAAGCCGAAAAGCTGCTGTACGAGGTTCGCAACACGCTGGGGATTGATCCGGCCGAGGTCGAAGCGAAGCTGCTGCAGGCGATCGAACTCGACCCGAAACTCGACGTCGCCAAGACGATGCTCGCCGAGCACCTCTACGAACAGCATCGGGATGATGACGCTGCGAAGTGGATTGCGTCGCTGGAAGAACGAGGCTTTCTCGAACCGGAAGCGGCCAAGGTGAAAGCGGCGATAGAGCTACGCAAACTGGGCGCCGCCGCAGGCGGTGTGGACGATTGCCGCGCGGAACTCGCCGCGGCGCCCGATGATCCGGAGAAGCTGATGAAGCTGGCCGAAGCGCTCGCGGCGGCGGGGCAGTTTCAAGAGTCGCTCGACACGGCCCTGGCGGTGGTCCGGAAGGATCGCGCCGGCCAAGGAGAAACGGCGCGACAACTGATGGTCGATATCTTTCGCCAGTTGGCGGACGACGAAGAGTTGGTTAACGACTATCGAAGGAAACTGGCGGCGGCGTTGTATTAA
- the glpQ gene encoding glycerophosphodiester phosphodiesterase yields MKYACLCIALLLAPASLLADDHQVFAHRGASGYLPEHSLPSKAMAYAQGADFLEQDVVLTKDDVPLVLHDIHLEGITDVATRFPDRKRADGSYYAIDFTLAEIKQLSATQRYNPKTGKPVYAERFPLDGYTYQLHTLEEEIRFIQGLNASTGRNVGLFTEIKQPTFHTKEGHDVAKAVFEVLSRHGYGAEKDSAIWVQCFEQTTLRRFREEFGWKGRLMMIFSGSKIGADGSDYDALATPEGLKSLAKFVDGVFPNLPRVVTWDKNGAPHSGDFTKLAHAASLRVVSGVVRRDDLPPNCPSIAALHEGLFDVAGVDDVCTDFPDLSVDWLNTTPPPVSFDSR; encoded by the coding sequence ATGAAATACGCCTGCCTCTGTATCGCCTTGTTGCTGGCCCCAGCGTCGCTTCTCGCTGACGACCACCAGGTCTTCGCCCATCGAGGCGCCAGCGGCTATCTGCCGGAACATAGCTTGCCCTCAAAGGCGATGGCCTACGCCCAAGGCGCCGACTTTCTGGAACAAGACGTCGTTCTGACCAAAGACGACGTTCCGCTTGTGCTGCACGACATCCACCTGGAAGGGATCACCGACGTCGCCACCCGATTCCCCGATCGCAAACGAGCGGACGGCAGCTATTACGCGATTGATTTCACGCTGGCCGAGATCAAACAGCTGAGCGCGACGCAGCGTTATAACCCCAAAACCGGCAAGCCGGTTTACGCCGAGCGTTTCCCGCTCGACGGCTACACCTATCAGCTGCACACCTTGGAAGAGGAGATTCGTTTCATCCAAGGGTTGAACGCCAGCACCGGCCGCAACGTCGGGCTCTTCACCGAAATCAAGCAGCCGACCTTTCATACCAAGGAAGGACACGACGTCGCCAAAGCGGTCTTCGAGGTCCTTTCACGCCATGGTTACGGAGCAGAGAAAGATTCCGCCATTTGGGTTCAATGCTTTGAGCAAACGACGCTCCGTCGTTTCCGCGAAGAATTTGGCTGGAAAGGGCGCCTGATGATGATCTTCTCCGGCAGCAAGATTGGCGCCGATGGATCCGACTACGACGCACTAGCGACGCCGGAGGGACTGAAGAGTCTGGCCAAGTTCGTCGACGGCGTTTTCCCGAACCTCCCTCGCGTCGTCACTTGGGATAAGAACGGCGCGCCTCACAGCGGCGACTTCACCAAGCTGGCGCATGCCGCCAGTCTACGCGTCGTCAGCGGCGTCGTCCGTCGCGATGATCTGCCGCCGAACTGCCCTTCGATCGCAGCGCTGCACGAAGGCCTATTCGATGTCGCAGGGGTGGACGACGTTTGCACCGACTTTCCGGACCTGAGCGTAGATTGGCTTAATACAACGCCGCCGCCAGTTTCCTTCGATAGTCGTTAA
- a CDS encoding HAD family hydrolase has translation MKICLFDIDGTLVLTDGAGKDAMIDSFQSTAGIDVQTTAVRVSGKTDRGIAKELFDAHNKELTEEAWQLFLTSYMTGLARNLPLRQGRVLPGIEALLNQLAEREDVALGLLTGNVAQGAYLKLTHYDLMHHFAFGGYGDLHPDRNDVAQAAKDACEAHLGHPVAGDQIWVIGDTANDVRCARHIGAKAVAVATGVFDREVLAKSDPDLLFDDLEDFGPLLEAILE, from the coding sequence ATGAAGATCTGCCTGTTTGATATCGATGGCACTTTGGTCCTTACCGACGGCGCCGGCAAAGATGCGATGATCGACTCGTTTCAGTCGACCGCCGGCATCGATGTGCAGACGACCGCCGTTCGCGTTAGCGGGAAGACCGACCGCGGCATCGCCAAAGAACTGTTCGACGCTCACAACAAAGAGCTGACCGAAGAAGCGTGGCAATTGTTTCTCACCAGCTACATGACCGGCCTGGCTCGTAATCTGCCGCTCCGTCAGGGACGCGTTCTTCCTGGGATCGAAGCGTTGCTGAATCAATTGGCCGAGCGGGAAGACGTCGCGTTGGGACTGCTGACCGGCAACGTCGCCCAAGGCGCCTACCTGAAGCTAACCCACTACGACCTGATGCACCACTTCGCGTTTGGGGGTTACGGCGATCTCCATCCCGACCGCAACGACGTCGCCCAAGCGGCGAAGGACGCCTGCGAGGCTCACCTGGGACATCCCGTCGCCGGCGATCAGATCTGGGTGATCGGCGACACCGCGAACGACGTCCGCTGCGCTCGCCACATCGGCGCCAAAGCGGTCGCCGTCGCCACTGGCGTTTTCGATCGTGAAGTCCTGGCGAAAAGCGATCCCGACTTGCTCTTCGACGACCTCGAAGACTTCGGTCCGCTACTGGAAGCGATTCTCGAATAA
- a CDS encoding S1C family serine protease: MSAGMPPEQRAQPSAIAFLRLFVFCFAIALGVSWVVSSFMLSDQPPVIDPNAVPREVTARGDLAADEKSTIELFESASPSVVYITTTAFARRSMNANPVEIPAGAGSGIVWDKNGHIVTNYHVIRDVDQGNGGRAIVTFADQSSHEARILGGSPDNDLAVLQLVDPKSAPLVPLRVGQSKDLKVGQKVFAIGNPFGFDQTLTTGVISGLGRSIRSESGQPINDLIQTDAAINPGNSGGPLLDSSGLLIGLNTAIYSPSGAYSGIGLAIPVDTVNAVTTEILRTGRVSRPYMGVAVLPAAAVSQLQLKGALIGDVFEGSPAAQAGLQPTIISQQGVEKFGDVIVAIDGHPVTNHTDITGQLFQHKVGDVIQVTVIRGVGTPDPKELNVDVTLAEAR; the protein is encoded by the coding sequence ATGAGCGCTGGAATGCCGCCAGAGCAGCGGGCGCAACCGAGTGCGATCGCATTTTTGCGGCTGTTCGTCTTTTGCTTCGCCATTGCGTTAGGGGTTTCCTGGGTCGTCAGCAGCTTTATGCTGTCCGATCAGCCACCGGTTATTGACCCCAACGCCGTTCCTCGCGAGGTGACCGCCAGGGGGGATTTGGCCGCGGACGAAAAGTCTACCATTGAGCTATTTGAATCGGCGTCTCCCTCGGTCGTTTACATCACGACCACGGCGTTCGCTCGCCGCTCGATGAACGCCAACCCGGTCGAAATCCCGGCCGGGGCCGGCAGCGGCATCGTTTGGGACAAAAATGGGCATATCGTCACTAACTACCATGTGATTCGGGACGTCGATCAGGGAAACGGGGGACGAGCGATCGTCACTTTCGCCGATCAATCGTCGCACGAGGCTCGCATTCTGGGCGGTTCGCCCGACAACGACCTCGCGGTCCTGCAACTGGTCGATCCCAAAAGCGCCCCTTTGGTCCCGCTCCGCGTTGGCCAGTCGAAAGATCTGAAAGTCGGGCAGAAGGTGTTCGCTATCGGTAATCCTTTCGGTTTCGACCAGACGCTTACCACCGGCGTCATCAGTGGGCTTGGACGTTCGATCCGTAGCGAATCGGGGCAGCCGATCAACGACCTGATTCAAACCGACGCCGCGATCAACCCTGGTAATTCCGGTGGCCCGCTTCTCGACAGCAGTGGACTGCTGATCGGCTTGAATACGGCGATCTACAGCCCGTCAGGCGCGTATTCTGGAATCGGCCTGGCGATCCCGGTCGATACGGTCAACGCCGTCACGACCGAGATTCTGCGAACCGGCCGAGTTTCGCGTCCTTACATGGGCGTCGCCGTCCTTCCCGCAGCCGCGGTCAGTCAGCTTCAGCTGAAAGGCGCCTTGATCGGCGATGTGTTTGAAGGGAGCCCCGCCGCCCAGGCCGGCTTGCAACCGACCATCATCTCTCAGCAAGGGGTCGAGAAATTCGGCGACGTGATCGTCGCGATTGACGGCCACCCGGTGACGAATCATACCGATATCACCGGTCAGCTGTTTCAGCACAAGGTGGGCGACGTGATCCAGGTAACCGTCATCCGCGGCGTTGGAACTCCCGATCCTAAAGAACTCAACGTCGACGTCACCCTGGCCGAGGCTCGCTAG